The Lysobacter sp. HDW10 genome window below encodes:
- the phhA gene encoding phenylalanine 4-monooxygenase, with protein MNMPPRRLENIHTDKGKVPVYATGIVEQPWDSYSADDHAVWKLLYERQRKLLVGRAADEFLKAQDAMGMTPDHIPKFSDINAVLEPATGWTLLGVEGLLPELDFFDHLANRRFPVTWWIRRPDQVDYIEEPDLFHDLFGHVPLLMLPAFAEYMAAYGRGGVKAHGIGPEALVNLTRLYWYTVEFGLIQQKDGLRIYGSGIVSSTGESLYSLESDSPNRICFDLERIMQTRYRIDTFQKTYFVIDSFQQLMDATAPDFTPIYARLAEKESVPAGTVLETDGIVHRGTGAGWPTDADV; from the coding sequence ATGAACATGCCACCCCGCCGACTTGAAAATATTCATACCGACAAGGGCAAAGTGCCGGTGTATGCCACGGGCATCGTCGAGCAACCTTGGGATTCGTATTCCGCTGACGATCATGCGGTTTGGAAACTGTTGTACGAACGCCAACGGAAATTGTTGGTGGGTCGCGCGGCAGATGAATTTCTGAAGGCACAAGATGCGATGGGCATGACGCCCGATCACATCCCGAAGTTTTCAGACATCAACGCCGTGCTTGAACCCGCGACGGGTTGGACGCTGCTGGGTGTTGAAGGTCTGCTGCCCGAGCTCGATTTTTTTGATCACCTTGCGAATCGTCGCTTCCCGGTGACGTGGTGGATTCGCCGCCCCGATCAAGTCGACTACATCGAAGAGCCCGATCTTTTCCACGACCTGTTTGGCCATGTGCCCTTGTTGATGTTGCCCGCGTTCGCCGAGTACATGGCGGCGTATGGCCGCGGTGGCGTCAAGGCGCACGGTATTGGCCCGGAAGCCTTGGTCAATCTGACGCGCCTGTATTGGTATACGGTCGAGTTCGGCTTGATCCAACAAAAGGATGGCCTGCGTATTTATGGCAGCGGGATCGTCTCATCCACCGGCGAATCTTTGTATTCGCTTGAATCTGATTCGCCGAATCGCATTTGTTTTGATTTGGAACGCATCATGCAAACGCGATATCGCATCGATACGTTCCAGAAAACGTACTTCGTCATCGATTCGTTCCAGCAATTGATGGATGCCACCGCACCCGACTTCACGCCCATCTATGCGCGTCTTGCCGAAAAAGAGTCCGTGCCTGCCGGCACCGTGCTCGAAACCGACGGTATCGTGCATCGAGGCACCGGTGCTGGTTGGCCCACCGACGCCGACGTTTGA
- a CDS encoding adhesin produces MNLRLSHALLLVLGFGTSASVFAQQADRSIIQAEAASHGNGRLAVNQTAGVGNAQVNLMAVAKGKVADGSTTATQLALNPDTARTAESVIEAGAFKGFQGALALNQSSGANTLQANLLVIETREAVTATDDRVLAQIVPGTPPTEGAGSAPEVSREARIDASAFRGASGVLQVNQSAGVGNAATNAVVVRLPATAGGI; encoded by the coding sequence GTGAACTTACGCCTCTCACACGCGCTACTTCTTGTTCTGGGATTCGGCACAAGTGCTTCGGTCTTCGCACAACAAGCCGATCGCAGCATCATCCAAGCGGAAGCGGCCAGCCACGGCAACGGACGTTTGGCGGTGAATCAAACGGCGGGCGTGGGCAACGCACAAGTGAATTTGATGGCTGTCGCGAAAGGCAAAGTCGCAGACGGCTCGACGACGGCGACGCAGTTGGCCCTGAACCCGGATACCGCGCGCACGGCAGAAAGCGTGATCGAAGCCGGCGCATTCAAAGGCTTTCAAGGCGCACTCGCGCTGAATCAATCGTCAGGGGCAAACACCCTGCAAGCCAATCTTCTTGTCATCGAAACCCGCGAGGCTGTGACCGCGACCGATGACCGTGTGCTGGCGCAAATCGTGCCCGGCACACCACCTACTGAGGGGGCTGGGAGTGCACCGGAGGTTTCGCGGGAAGCGCGCATTGATGCGTCGGCTTTTCGCGGCGCCTCCGGTGTGCTCCAGGTCAATCAGAGCGCGGGGGTGGGCAACGCTGCCACCAACGCAGTTGTAGTCAGGCTGCCGGCAACCGCCGGTGGAATTTAA
- a CDS encoding SLC13 family permease: MVTLTVQQIIFMAILVGGLYLFVSEKLRIDVSAMLILLALVVTGTLDGDDALAGFSSEPAIIVAAVFVISGALSATGITERIGQWVGRASGGREWRTIAVVMPTVAALSAFTHHVMVTAMMLPILIRHAKDKNIPASRLLMPMSLAASLGTTLTLISAPAFLLADNMLERATHEGLGIFTVTPIGLALVAVGMIYIQLTRWLLPRRSGEQAEEDYMRVERYRTELLVVQGGAWATRTLHDLRKAIGPNVKVLGWLRDGVERPDLNDGSPLLGDDLLLIETDADELKSLHEHPGLDLNAIKRFGVTKGTEHEGSPQLVQAVVAPGSEFIGRSIRELDFAHQFGAVIAGLWRREGSVAPRLSDTRLREGDLLVLWGLPTRFSELAAHHGFLMLMPFRGEGMRRLRAPIAMLILIATIVLAVTEWIPASLAFLAGAVAMVVFKCVDVTRAYREIDVRIFVMIAGVIPLGIAMEKTGTAKLLATGLHHFVAHLPSFSILLVMFSLAALLTQIMSDSATTALLGPIAISLAQELGMPAAPFVVCTALGAVVAFLTPIGHHGNLLILGPGQYKFGDFLRIGLPLTVLIAMVCAWLSRWIWLGGALVPHFS; encoded by the coding sequence ATGGTCACGCTTACAGTGCAGCAAATTATTTTCATGGCCATCCTTGTCGGCGGCTTGTACTTGTTTGTGAGTGAGAAGCTGCGGATCGACGTCTCCGCCATGTTGATCTTGCTTGCATTGGTCGTCACCGGGACATTGGATGGTGACGATGCCTTAGCGGGCTTCTCGAGCGAACCCGCGATCATTGTTGCAGCCGTCTTCGTGATCTCCGGGGCGCTCAGTGCGACCGGTATTACGGAACGAATTGGTCAGTGGGTGGGTCGGGCATCCGGCGGCCGGGAGTGGCGAACGATCGCCGTGGTCATGCCCACCGTGGCGGCCTTGTCTGCGTTTACACACCATGTGATGGTCACGGCGATGATGTTGCCGATTCTGATTCGGCATGCAAAAGACAAGAACATTCCGGCGTCCCGCCTGCTGATGCCGATGTCACTCGCTGCGTCGTTGGGCACCACGCTGACTTTGATCTCGGCGCCCGCATTCTTGCTCGCCGACAACATGCTCGAACGCGCAACACATGAAGGCTTGGGGATTTTTACCGTTACGCCGATTGGTTTGGCCCTAGTCGCGGTCGGCATGATCTACATTCAACTGACGCGTTGGCTGCTGCCGCGCCGCAGTGGTGAGCAAGCCGAAGAAGATTACATGCGCGTTGAGCGCTATCGCACGGAACTGCTCGTTGTGCAGGGCGGCGCATGGGCGACGCGCACCTTACATGACTTGCGCAAAGCGATCGGACCCAACGTCAAAGTGTTGGGTTGGTTGCGTGATGGCGTCGAACGACCTGATTTGAACGATGGCAGTCCGTTACTGGGTGACGACTTGCTGTTGATTGAAACCGATGCAGATGAACTGAAGTCCTTGCACGAACATCCTGGCTTGGACTTGAACGCGATCAAGCGTTTCGGCGTGACGAAAGGCACCGAACACGAAGGTTCACCGCAATTGGTACAAGCGGTGGTTGCGCCGGGCTCGGAGTTTATTGGTCGCTCGATTCGTGAATTGGATTTCGCCCATCAGTTCGGTGCGGTGATTGCCGGCCTGTGGCGTCGCGAAGGTTCGGTCGCACCTCGTTTGTCTGATACGCGTTTGCGTGAAGGTGACCTCTTGGTGCTGTGGGGGCTGCCCACACGCTTCTCGGAATTGGCCGCGCATCATGGCTTTTTGATGTTGATGCCGTTCCGCGGCGAAGGCATGCGTCGCTTGCGCGCGCCGATCGCCATGCTGATCTTGATTGCCACGATCGTCTTGGCAGTGACGGAATGGATTCCGGCTTCGCTGGCATTTCTAGCGGGCGCGGTCGCCATGGTGGTCTTTAAGTGCGTCGATGTCACTCGCGCGTATCGAGAGATTGACGTGCGTATTTTCGTGATGATTGCAGGCGTGATTCCGCTGGGCATCGCGATGGAAAAGACGGGCACCGCTAAATTGCTGGCGACGGGTTTGCATCATTTCGTTGCGCACTTGCCGTCGTTTAGCATCTTGTTGGTCATGTTTAGTCTTGCTGCATTGCTGACACAAATCATGTCTGACTCAGCCACCACCGCGTTACTTGGGCCGATTGCGATCTCGCTCGCGCAAGAATTGGGCATGCCCGCCGCACCGTTTGTAGTGTGTACGGCACTGGGTGCGGTGGTGGCGTTTTTAACGCCGATTGGTCATCACGGCAATTTGTTGATTCTTGGCCCCGGCCAATACAAGTTCGGCGATTTCTTGCGAATAGGTTTACCGCTCACCGTTTTGATTGCCATGGTGTGCGCGTGGCTGTCGCGCTGGATTTGGTTAGGTGGCGCTCTGGTCCCGCATTTTTCATAA
- a CDS encoding histidine kinase, giving the protein MASLRLRLLDPLNLVGYVTAAVVGYTMLSLPMPDQRYALLAVATYIGVSLLMELMPFAAQRTLIGFVMSGALAVIALIAIWFGSHTGAAQILLVVWVAHASFYWPQRGLLITATLLNVAVYFIMVARDVDHPVLVTLLYACFQAFAALLSTYSRRLEEARDDMAQVNADLLATRVLLAETTRSHERYRVARDLHDVAGHKLTALRLNLRALALAAPDQHALRDAEQLSADLLSDIRGVVQALRVDDALDIAPAFAALAAPFARPRLQADVSGEVCITEARTAEAVVRCVQEAITNAAKHGDASTVHVSLKVHDGHLHLAIQDDGPRIKRWVCGNGLQGMRERVEEAGGLVAFEADRSGGMHITATFPA; this is encoded by the coding sequence ATGGCCTCACTTCGCTTGCGCTTGCTCGATCCTCTGAACCTTGTCGGCTACGTCACAGCGGCAGTGGTGGGCTACACGATGTTGAGCTTGCCCATGCCAGACCAGCGTTACGCCTTGTTGGCGGTGGCGACGTACATCGGCGTGTCGCTGCTGATGGAACTGATGCCATTTGCAGCACAACGCACGCTGATTGGGTTTGTCATGAGCGGGGCCTTGGCGGTCATTGCCTTGATTGCGATTTGGTTTGGTTCGCACACGGGTGCCGCGCAAATATTGTTGGTCGTTTGGGTGGCGCATGCCTCGTTCTATTGGCCGCAACGGGGATTGTTGATCACTGCCACGCTGCTCAATGTAGCGGTGTATTTCATCATGGTGGCGCGCGACGTCGACCATCCCGTCTTGGTCACTTTGTTGTATGCGTGCTTTCAAGCATTTGCTGCGCTTTTGTCTACCTATTCGCGCCGACTGGAAGAGGCGCGCGACGACATGGCGCAAGTCAATGCCGACCTGCTTGCCACGCGTGTTTTGCTGGCGGAAACAACACGCAGCCACGAGCGGTATCGTGTGGCGCGCGATCTGCACGATGTCGCCGGCCATAAGCTCACGGCGCTGCGTTTGAATTTGCGCGCACTTGCGCTCGCGGCACCCGATCAACATGCATTGCGCGACGCTGAACAATTGTCTGCGGATCTGCTCAGCGATATTCGTGGTGTGGTGCAGGCCTTGCGTGTCGATGATGCCTTGGATATTGCCCCGGCCTTTGCCGCACTCGCTGCGCCGTTTGCGCGACCGCGCTTGCAAGCGGATGTGAGCGGTGAGGTGTGTATTACTGAAGCCCGTACTGCGGAAGCGGTCGTGCGGTGCGTGCAAGAGGCAATTACCAATGCCGCCAAGCATGGCGACGCGTCCACTGTGCATGTGTCGTTGAAAGTGCACGACGGACACCTGCACTTGGCGATTCAAGACGATGGTCCCCGCATCAAGCGTTGGGTCTGTGGCAATGGGTTGCAAGGCATGCGCGAGCGCGTTGAAGAAGCTGGCGGCTTGGTTGCGTTTGAAGCAGATCGTTCCGGCGGCATGCACATCACCGCGACGTTTCCCGCATGA
- a CDS encoding C39 family peptidase produces the protein MFSRALSLLCFTAMLAPTANAQDVPSVIVRLNTLPGDATVSKPIKTLRDLKFRDVVHQGYDYSCGSAALATLLRYGYGKQVNETQMIQDMVSHAANPAEVTRSGFSMLDMKRYSERNGMRAHGFKVDVEALYRLQIPVITLLDTRGYKHFVVVKGANAGRIMVADPALGHRVIYQDEFLKNWNGVVLAVMTDRDFNANSFLMQDKHSNALLRRNDALSWSSAPVPLVELGLIRADLM, from the coding sequence ATGTTCAGCCGTGCACTTTCCCTACTGTGTTTCACCGCGATGCTTGCACCAACTGCCAACGCGCAGGACGTGCCGAGCGTCATCGTGCGTCTCAACACGCTGCCAGGTGATGCGACGGTATCGAAGCCGATTAAAACCTTGCGCGATTTGAAGTTTCGGGACGTGGTGCATCAAGGCTACGACTACAGCTGCGGCAGTGCTGCACTGGCAACCCTCTTGCGCTACGGCTACGGCAAGCAAGTCAATGAAACGCAAATGATTCAGGACATGGTGTCCCACGCCGCAAATCCAGCTGAAGTGACACGCAGTGGATTTTCGATGTTGGACATGAAGCGCTACAGCGAACGAAACGGTATGCGCGCACATGGCTTCAAGGTGGACGTCGAAGCCTTGTATCGCCTTCAAATTCCCGTCATTACGTTGCTAGACACCCGCGGCTACAAGCATTTCGTAGTGGTCAAGGGTGCAAACGCCGGACGCATCATGGTGGCAGATCCAGCGCTTGGCCATCGAGTCATCTATCAGGACGAGTTCTTGAAGAACTGGAATGGCGTCGTGCTTGCGGTCATGACCGATCGAGACTTCAACGCCAACAGCTTTCTGATGCAAGACAAACATTCAAACGCATTGTTGCGCAGGAACGACGCACTGTCGTGGTCTTCAGCGCCCGTGCCCTTGGTCGAACTCGGCCTAATCCGTGCCGACTTGATGTAA
- a CDS encoding cell surface protein — protein MKLQITALALALVAVPAFASPQGDDAKINNDTHVSNDIHVRGGARVTGHIRINSESSSVIDQDQATTFNAMQGDGDATASISNRVARDAQGNIGLNVAAGVGNAQTNDVALSAVDGRRVFASAMSFNNQGTFENYGTGGTRRDVDYRATVDGNVLANAKGNIGVNVAAGVGNAQSNSLAASVNTSGTIAKATADSQQLTLLNMLEADCGDLDSTASLAGGALQGAQGNIGVNIAAGVGNAQHNGLSIAVAQGGACSSCGP, from the coding sequence ATGAAACTGCAAATCACTGCACTGGCCCTCGCTCTCGTCGCTGTTCCGGCGTTTGCAAGCCCGCAAGGCGACGACGCCAAAATCAACAACGACACCCATGTGTCCAACGACATCCATGTCCGTGGCGGCGCACGTGTGACCGGCCATATCCGCATCAACTCGGAATCGTCATCGGTCATCGATCAAGACCAAGCCACCACGTTCAACGCCATGCAAGGTGATGGCGATGCCACCGCTTCGATCAGCAATCGCGTGGCACGTGACGCACAAGGCAACATCGGCTTGAACGTTGCAGCGGGCGTCGGCAATGCGCAAACCAACGATGTGGCCTTGTCGGCCGTCGATGGTCGTCGCGTGTTTGCTTCGGCGATGTCGTTCAACAACCAAGGCACGTTCGAAAACTACGGCACCGGTGGCACCCGTCGTGATGTCGACTATCGCGCCACGGTTGACGGCAATGTTTTGGCCAACGCAAAAGGCAACATTGGCGTGAACGTTGCAGCCGGCGTCGGCAATGCACAAAGCAACAGCTTGGCCGCTTCGGTGAACACCTCTGGCACGATCGCCAAGGCCACCGCAGACAGCCAACAACTGACCCTGCTCAACATGCTTGAAGCCGATTGCGGCGACCTCGACAGCACAGCATCGCTGGCTGGCGGTGCATTGCAAGGTGCACAAGGCAACATCGGCGTGAACATTGCGGCCGGTGTCGGTAACGCCCAACACAACGGCCTCTCGATTGCCGTTGCCCAAGGCGGCGCCTGCTCGAGCTGCGGTCCGTAA
- a CDS encoding sigma-54 dependent transcriptional regulator: MIATRARELIVVTTRFNADFPAFAAMAAHGWRIHFVSTPTAVESLLAKSNRKALAGVIDLRDPQGQTDYAAYIQNLPRERMGWVAAIDPGQLESKHIRHLIRDVCFDFITVPCPDSTIESVLGHALGVATLHSESTRPTVPEEQAFGGMIGSSPEMRALYKLIRRAAPSLAPVYIAGETGTGKELAAAAIHHLSHRSAFPFVAINCGAIPQHLMQSELFGYERGAFTGAQQRKLGRFELANKGTLFLDEIGDLPLDSQASLLRFLQEGFIERLGGTDAIRVDVRVVSATHHDLEAAVAAGRFRADLYHRLCVIRLKQPPLRSRGDDILQLAEHALKLYNGTGQTQMKGFSNCALKAIQAYAWPGNVRELLNRVHQAVVMAEGRYITSKDLGIDDGAAGPVQTLAAARDAAEVQVINSALRRNLYRVGHCAKELGISRITLYRLMKQHGLRADTVDGAAELG; this comes from the coding sequence ATGATCGCGACACGGGCGAGGGAACTCATCGTTGTAACCACCCGTTTTAACGCGGATTTTCCGGCTTTTGCCGCCATGGCGGCCCATGGCTGGCGGATCCATTTCGTGTCGACGCCGACAGCCGTCGAATCACTCTTGGCAAAATCCAATCGAAAGGCCTTAGCCGGCGTCATCGATCTGCGCGACCCGCAAGGTCAGACCGACTACGCGGCCTACATTCAAAATTTGCCGCGTGAACGTATGGGCTGGGTGGCCGCCATTGACCCGGGCCAACTCGAATCCAAGCACATCCGACATTTGATTCGCGATGTGTGTTTCGACTTCATCACTGTGCCCTGCCCTGATTCGACCATTGAATCGGTGTTGGGCCACGCACTGGGTGTCGCCACACTTCATTCGGAAAGCACACGCCCGACGGTCCCGGAGGAACAAGCCTTCGGTGGCATGATCGGCAGCAGCCCCGAAATGCGCGCGCTGTACAAACTGATTCGTCGCGCTGCACCGAGCTTGGCACCGGTGTATATCGCAGGCGAAACCGGGACCGGCAAAGAATTGGCCGCGGCCGCGATCCACCACTTGTCGCACCGCAGCGCCTTCCCGTTTGTCGCGATCAATTGCGGCGCGATTCCACAACATTTGATGCAGTCGGAACTGTTCGGCTACGAACGCGGCGCATTTACCGGTGCACAACAACGCAAGCTCGGCCGCTTTGAACTGGCCAACAAAGGCACTTTGTTCTTAGATGAAATCGGCGATCTGCCTTTGGACTCGCAAGCGTCTTTGCTGCGCTTCCTGCAAGAAGGCTTTATTGAACGCTTGGGTGGCACCGATGCGATTCGCGTCGACGTGCGCGTCGTTTCAGCGACGCACCACGATCTGGAAGCGGCCGTGGCTGCAGGACGATTCCGCGCCGATCTCTATCATCGCCTGTGTGTGATTCGTCTCAAGCAACCCCCATTGAGAAGTCGCGGCGACGATATTCTGCAACTCGCAGAGCATGCGCTGAAGCTGTACAACGGCACCGGTCAAACGCAAATGAAGGGCTTCTCGAATTGCGCGTTGAAAGCCATTCAAGCCTATGCGTGGCCGGGCAATGTGCGTGAGCTTCTAAATCGCGTGCATCAAGCCGTGGTCATGGCAGAAGGTCGCTACATCACGTCTAAAGATCTGGGCATTGATGATGGCGCAGCCGGACCCGTGCAAACCTTGGCGGCGGCACGCGATGCGGCGGAAGTGCAAGTGATCAATTCCGCGCTGCGCCGCAATCTCTATCGTGTCGGACACTGCGCCAAAGAACTCGGTATCTCACGCATCACCTTGTATCGCTTGATGAAGCAACATGGTCTGCGTGCGGACACTGTGGATGGCGCCGCCGAATTGGGCTGA
- a CDS encoding class 1 fructose-bisphosphatase: MSQHVSLTRFLIEEERADRINADLRLLIEVVARACKTISVAVGKGALGGVLGDAGTGNIQGEAQKKLDVIANEVLLEANAWGGHLAACASEEMDDPYPIPDAFPRGNFLLLFDPLDGSSNIDVNVSIGTIFSVLKCPGDVQSVPTEAFLQPGSAQVAAGYCVYGPATTLILTVGHGTHQFTLDREQGSFVLTQRDMRIPEETKEFAINMSNKRHWEAPMQQYVEDLLVGKEGPRGKDFNMRWIASMVADVHRILTRGGIFIYPWDKKDPSKPGKLRLMYEANPMSFLVEQAGGASTTGRARIMDVIPSELHQRVPVFLGSKKEVEAATDYHLSADRD; the protein is encoded by the coding sequence ATGTCACAGCACGTTTCTCTCACGCGCTTTTTGATTGAAGAAGAGCGCGCCGATCGCATCAATGCAGATTTGCGCTTGTTGATTGAAGTGGTGGCACGCGCGTGCAAGACCATCTCGGTCGCCGTAGGCAAGGGCGCACTGGGTGGCGTGCTGGGCGATGCGGGTACCGGCAATATTCAAGGCGAGGCACAAAAGAAGCTCGACGTCATTGCCAACGAAGTGCTACTTGAGGCCAACGCGTGGGGTGGCCACCTGGCAGCCTGCGCATCGGAAGAAATGGACGATCCCTATCCGATTCCGGATGCGTTTCCGCGCGGCAATTTCTTGCTGTTGTTTGATCCCTTGGATGGTTCATCCAACATCGATGTCAACGTCTCGATTGGCACCATCTTCTCGGTGTTGAAGTGCCCGGGCGACGTACAAAGTGTGCCGACGGAAGCCTTCTTGCAACCGGGCAGCGCACAAGTGGCGGCCGGCTATTGCGTCTATGGGCCCGCAACAACGCTCATCCTGACGGTAGGCCACGGCACGCACCAATTCACCCTGGATCGTGAGCAAGGGAGCTTTGTGCTGACCCAACGCGACATGCGCATTCCCGAGGAGACCAAAGAGTTCGCCATCAACATGTCGAACAAGCGCCATTGGGAAGCGCCGATGCAGCAGTACGTCGAGGACTTGCTCGTGGGCAAAGAGGGCCCGCGCGGCAAAGACTTCAACATGCGTTGGATCGCCTCGATGGTAGCTGACGTGCATCGCATCCTCACCCGCGGCGGCATCTTCATCTATCCATGGGACAAGAAGGATCCGTCCAAACCCGGCAAGCTGCGCCTGATGTATGAAGCCAACCCGATGAGCTTTTTGGTCGAGCAGGCCGGTGGTGCTTCCACCACGGGACGCGCACGCATCATGGATGTGATCCCGTCAGAACTGCACCAACGCGTGCCGGTGTTCTTGGGGTCCAAGAAGGAAGTCGAGGCCGCGACGGACTACCATCTCAGCGCTGATAGAGACTAA
- a CDS encoding HAMP domain-containing sensor histidine kinase, translating to MRGIVRNLDDQLVALDHTDAKCRVEGRRALTGLAHALSHDVRAAFRSTQGFAQVVAARAADTLPQEDLQLLQRVVDASQRGSALLDEIVAWLRITQYTPKFQTVDIQFVLEWAASDVDPSALDLHITGNAETIGDEHLLKRLFEVILSNARNFTAAGTGPAHLQVDVREDDSGVHIRVQDAGIGFDPQHASRVFEPFVRLHAAEAGGGQGLGLAIAKTIVDKHEGSISLTAADGGGSVVTIFLPKVSDRT from the coding sequence ATGCGGGGTATTGTGCGCAATTTGGATGATCAACTGGTGGCATTAGACCACACCGACGCAAAATGCCGCGTCGAGGGACGGAGAGCTTTGACAGGCCTGGCACATGCACTTTCGCATGACGTGCGCGCCGCTTTCAGGAGTACGCAGGGGTTTGCCCAAGTCGTGGCAGCGCGTGCTGCCGACACATTGCCGCAAGAGGATCTTCAATTACTGCAACGCGTTGTGGATGCGAGCCAGCGCGGCAGTGCGTTATTGGATGAAATTGTTGCGTGGCTTCGAATCACGCAATACACGCCGAAGTTTCAAACGGTCGATATCCAATTCGTGCTCGAATGGGCCGCATCGGATGTTGATCCATCGGCGTTGGATCTACACATCACGGGCAACGCTGAAACGATCGGCGACGAACATCTGCTGAAACGCCTGTTCGAAGTGATTCTGAGCAACGCAAGAAATTTCACCGCCGCAGGTACGGGGCCCGCGCATCTTCAGGTGGATGTGCGCGAAGACGACAGCGGCGTCCATATTCGCGTACAAGATGCCGGCATCGGTTTCGATCCGCAGCATGCATCACGTGTTTTCGAGCCCTTTGTGCGACTACACGCTGCAGAAGCAGGTGGCGGGCAAGGTCTGGGTCTTGCGATTGCCAAGACCATTGTCGACAAGCATGAAGGCAGCATTTCACTTACCGCAGCAGACGGCGGGGGTAGCGTAGTGACTATCTTCTTGCCGAAGGTGTCAGACAGAACATGA
- a CDS encoding response regulator, with product MSIPTVLFVEDNDDDLELAKLAMHALDTPAHFVFARNGLEALDVLFARGAYAERSNEKLPKLVILDLNMPLLDGRAVLKAIREDARTCAVPVVVMTTSAEPPDLMSVVQLHVNSYVQKPMDFDRFQKVMAQIVRYWLEVNQVASQ from the coding sequence ATGAGTATTCCAACCGTCCTGTTTGTTGAAGATAACGATGATGATCTCGAGCTCGCCAAGCTCGCGATGCACGCATTAGATACACCCGCTCACTTCGTGTTTGCACGCAACGGTTTGGAAGCATTGGATGTTTTATTTGCGCGCGGTGCGTATGCAGAGCGCAGCAATGAAAAGCTTCCGAAGCTTGTGATACTCGATTTGAACATGCCGTTGCTTGATGGTCGCGCGGTGTTGAAAGCCATTCGCGAAGATGCACGTACGTGCGCTGTTCCGGTTGTCGTGATGACGACAAGCGCAGAACCGCCTGACTTAATGTCGGTTGTGCAATTGCACGTCAACAGTTATGTGCAAAAACCGATGGATTTTGATCGCTTCCAAAAAGTGATGGCGCAGATTGTTCGCTATTGGCTGGAAGTGAATCAAGTAGCAAGTCAGTAA
- a CDS encoding response regulator transcription factor: protein MNTSIRVALADDQALVRAGLRALLTQQGIEIVFEAEHGDGLIEGLATHPVDLIVSDIRMPGLDGIEALVRLRAAGNATPCVFLTTFDDSALLLRATEAGAQGFLLKDAAPEDLRDVITGVSRGETFLLPVSTDPLRHRFQFRQVEAPRERFTEKEVAILRLIAGGYSNKEIARSLFLAEGTVKNYVSAILEKLDTRDRTRAVLKAIALRVI from the coding sequence ATGAATACATCCATACGCGTCGCGTTGGCGGATGACCAAGCGTTGGTTCGCGCAGGTTTGCGCGCCTTGTTGACACAGCAGGGCATCGAGATCGTCTTTGAAGCCGAGCACGGCGATGGATTGATCGAAGGTCTTGCGACGCATCCTGTTGATCTGATCGTCTCCGATATCCGTATGCCGGGTTTGGATGGCATTGAAGCCTTAGTGCGCTTGCGTGCAGCCGGCAACGCGACACCGTGTGTTTTCCTCACCACGTTTGACGATAGTGCCTTGCTGTTAAGGGCGACAGAGGCAGGCGCGCAGGGTTTTCTTTTAAAAGACGCCGCACCCGAAGACCTCCGCGACGTCATTACGGGCGTGTCGCGCGGCGAAACGTTTCTACTGCCCGTTAGCACAGACCCATTGCGCCATCGATTTCAGTTTCGTCAGGTCGAGGCGCCACGCGAACGATTCACGGAAAAAGAAGTGGCGATCTTGCGCTTGATTGCAGGCGGCTACAGCAACAAGGAAATTGCCCGCAGTCTGTTTCTGGCGGAAGGGACAGTGAAGAACTATGTGTCCGCCATTCTGGAGAAGTTGGACACCCGCGATCGAACGCGTGCTGTCCTCAAGGCCATCGCACTGCGCGTCATTTGA